The Geothrix oryzae DNA window CAGCTGGCGGCCACGGTCCGGCGGTAGGCGGCCGTCAGCGTGGCCGCGATCTCCTCGGGGCTGTGGCCCAGGAAATCCTGGCGCTGCATGAGGTGGACGAGCTGGCCGTCCTTGAGGATGGCGGCCTGGGGGCTGGTGGGCATGGCGCCCTCGAAGTACTCGCGGGCCCGGGCGGTGGCCTCCTTCTCCATGCCGGCGAAGACGGTCACGAGGTGGTCGAAGCGCAGGTTCTGGGTCCGCAGGGCCTCCGTAACGCCGGGCCGGGCCCCGGCCGCCGCGCAGCCGCAGACGCTGTTCACCACCAGCAGCGTGGTGCCGGGCGCCTGCAGCGCCGCGTCCACCTGGGCCGGCGTCAGCAGTTGCTGGAAGCCCACCTGGATC harbors:
- a CDS encoding BrxA/BrxB family bacilliredoxin, with protein sequence MSNYPEYMVAPMREELIQVGFQQLLTPAQVDAALQAPGTTLLVVNSVCGCAAAGARPGVTEALRTQNLRFDHLVTVFAGMEKEATARAREYFEGAMPTSPQAAILKDGQLVHLMQRQDFLGHSPEEIAATLTAAYRRTVAAS